One genomic region from Salvia hispanica cultivar TCC Black 2014 chromosome 2, UniMelb_Shisp_WGS_1.0, whole genome shotgun sequence encodes:
- the LOC125208461 gene encoding HVA22-like protein a: protein MGSGDNLFTVVAKNIDVLAMPLVSLVYPLYCSVKAIETKSRIDDQQWLTYWVLYSLITLFELTFSKLIEWFPIWSYAKLAGVCWLVLPYFNGAAYVYDNFIRPFYKNPQIKMWYVPRKKDVFSKPDDVLSAAEKYIQENGPEAFERLIARADREARSRRSSYSIFHDDYEY from the exons ATGGGCTCTGGAGACAATCTCTTCACTGTTGTGGCAAAGAACATTGATGTTCTTGCTAT GCCTCTGGTTTCTCTCGTTTATCCTCT GTATTGTTCGGTGAAGGCCATCGAGACTAAATCGCGCATAGACGATCAGCAATGGCTGACATATTGGGTGCTCTACTCTCTCATCACCTTATTCGAGCTCACATTCTCCAAACTCATCGAGTG GTTTCCGATCTGGTCTTACGCGAAGCTGGCGGGCGTGTGCTGGCTGGTGCTGCCCTACTTCAACGGTGCAGCTTACGTGTATGACAATTTCATCAGACCTTTCTACAAAAATCCTCAGATTAAAATGTGGTACGTCCCAAGAAAAAAGGATGTGTTTAGCAAGCCAGATGATGTTTTGTCTGCTgctgaaaaatatattcagGAAAATGGACCTGAGGCGTTTGAAAGGCTCATTGCTAgg GCTGACAGAGAAGCGAGGAGCAGGAGGAGCAGCTACTCGATCTTCCATGATGattatgaatattaa